Proteins encoded in a region of the Pyxidicoccus trucidator genome:
- a CDS encoding type II TA system antitoxin MqsA family protein: protein MKCTQCGGSMTSRQETRRAYAGLEGVIVEGVQVRHCPACGEEEISYSNVEQLHTQLALLLARKEAGLTAREIRFLRTYLGMSGTDLARRMGVTKETVSRWERTDKPLAMGPMAERLLRLMAVREHPVKEYPLERLEHVATTEATPLRVRLKPKKQGWTVEQAAPG from the coding sequence ATGAAGTGCACGCAGTGCGGTGGGAGCATGACGTCCCGGCAGGAGACGCGGAGGGCCTACGCGGGGCTGGAGGGCGTCATCGTCGAGGGCGTCCAGGTCCGCCACTGCCCGGCCTGCGGCGAGGAGGAGATCAGCTACTCGAACGTCGAGCAGCTCCATACGCAGCTCGCCCTGCTGCTCGCGCGCAAGGAGGCGGGGCTCACGGCGAGGGAGATCCGCTTCCTGCGCACCTACCTGGGAATGTCGGGCACCGACCTGGCCCGGCGCATGGGCGTGACGAAGGAGACGGTGTCCCGCTGGGAGCGGACCGACAAGCCCCTCGCCATGGGCCCCATGGCGGAGCGGCTGCTGCGGCTGATGGCCGTGCGTGAGCACCCCGTGAAGGAGTACCCGCTGGAGCGGCTCGAACATGTCGCGACCACCGAGGCCACCCCGCTGCGCGTGCGCCTCAAGCCGAAGAAGCAGGGCTGGACGGTGGAGCAGGCCGCGCCAGGCTAA
- a CDS encoding DUF4258 domain-containing protein: MTANAARKRISAILRAGRVGYSRHAREELEKDDLTEVDVTNVLRGGHITEPAEMGQVDWTYRVHTGLLCVVVAFRDDTELVVITAWRKKR; the protein is encoded by the coding sequence TTGACCGCGAACGCGGCCCGAAAGCGCATCTCGGCCATCCTGAGAGCTGGGCGGGTGGGTTACTCGCGTCACGCGCGAGAGGAGCTGGAGAAGGACGACCTGACAGAGGTCGACGTGACGAACGTGCTGCGGGGAGGCCACATCACCGAGCCGGCGGAGATGGGGCAGGTGGACTGGACCTACCGGGTGCACACCGGGCTGCTGTGTGTCGTCGTGGCGTTCCGGGACGACACGGAGCTGGTGGTCATCACGGCATGGAGGAAGAAGCGATGA
- a CDS encoding sensor histidine kinase — protein MILVVDDHEASRYLLCVTLKQAGFATVEAPSGEEALRRARELPDAVLLDVRLPDMLGFEVCQRLKQDAVTAAIPVIQLSSAFTSTTDRVEGLQGGADSYLVAPVDPSELLATLHTLLRARASARRQSNLLDAERAMRAELEQANATLREQASILRNVRDSVVVTDLQGRITHWNHGAERLFGYTREEMLGGTTARLYPEQDLAEATRDIARIVAGEDYRGEWKGRRKDGADVWVDIHTTLMRGERGEHLGFIGVAKDITERKRVEDELRRRADFEQQLIGIVSHDLRNPLSVMLLAASTLERREDFDERTRKQLGRIVSNGERASRMIRDLLDFTQARLGGGITLERTASDLHPVVRGVVEDLRVAHPEREVRLELSGDGHGVWDADRMAQVMTNLLSNALTYGPTGEPVTVRAWSTDAEWRLSVHNGGEPIPAELQEALFEPMRRGLRTGSASSRSIGLGLYIVRHLVDAHGGTVELDSAPGRGTTFTVRLPRQDVPPATP, from the coding sequence GTGATTCTCGTGGTCGACGACCACGAGGCGAGCCGCTACCTGCTCTGCGTCACGCTGAAGCAGGCGGGCTTCGCCACGGTGGAGGCGCCGAGCGGCGAAGAGGCGCTCCGCCGTGCCCGCGAGCTGCCGGACGCCGTCCTGCTCGACGTGAGGCTGCCGGACATGCTCGGCTTCGAGGTCTGCCAGCGGCTGAAGCAGGACGCGGTGACGGCCGCCATCCCCGTCATCCAGCTCTCCTCGGCCTTCACCTCCACCACGGACCGGGTGGAGGGGCTCCAGGGGGGCGCGGACAGCTACCTCGTCGCTCCCGTGGACCCGTCCGAGCTGCTGGCCACCCTCCACACGCTGCTGCGCGCACGGGCGTCCGCGCGCCGGCAGTCCAACCTCCTGGATGCCGAGCGGGCCATGCGCGCCGAGCTCGAGCAGGCCAACGCGACGCTGCGCGAGCAGGCCAGCATCCTCCGCAACGTCCGCGACAGCGTGGTGGTGACGGACCTGCAAGGCCGCATCACCCACTGGAACCACGGCGCCGAGCGCCTCTTCGGCTACACCCGGGAGGAGATGCTGGGCGGCACCACCGCGCGCCTCTACCCGGAGCAGGACCTGGCCGAGGCCACCCGGGACATCGCTCGCATCGTCGCGGGAGAAGACTACCGGGGTGAGTGGAAGGGGCGGCGCAAGGACGGCGCCGACGTCTGGGTGGACATCCACACCACGCTGATGCGCGGCGAGCGCGGCGAGCACCTGGGCTTCATCGGCGTGGCCAAGGACATCACCGAGCGCAAGCGGGTGGAGGACGAGCTGCGTCGGCGCGCGGACTTCGAGCAGCAGCTCATCGGCATCGTCTCGCACGACCTGCGCAACCCGCTCTCCGTCATGCTCCTGGCGGCGTCCACGCTGGAGCGCCGCGAGGACTTCGACGAGCGCACCCGGAAGCAGCTCGGGCGAATCGTCTCCAATGGCGAGCGGGCCAGCCGGATGATTCGAGACCTGCTCGACTTCACCCAGGCGCGGCTGGGCGGAGGCATCACCCTGGAGCGCACGGCCTCGGACCTGCACCCCGTGGTGCGCGGCGTGGTGGAGGACTTGCGCGTGGCCCATCCGGAGCGCGAGGTGCGGCTGGAGCTGTCGGGCGACGGGCACGGCGTCTGGGACGCGGACCGGATGGCGCAGGTGATGACCAACCTGCTCTCCAACGCGCTCACCTACGGCCCGACGGGCGAGCCCGTCACCGTGCGCGCGTGGAGCACCGACGCCGAGTGGCGCCTCTCCGTCCACAACGGGGGCGAGCCCATCCCCGCGGAGCTCCAGGAGGCCCTCTTCGAGCCCATGCGCCGGGGACTGAGAACGGGGAGCGCCTCCAGTCGCTCCATCGGCCTGGGGCTCTACATCGTCCGGCACCTCGTGGACGCGCACGGTGGCACGGTGGAGCTGGACTCCGCGCCCGGCCGCGGCACCACCTTCACCGTGCGGCTGCCGCGACAGGACGTGCCGCCGGCCACGCCGTAG
- a CDS encoding RNA polymerase sigma factor, producing MSIDVEAYYRRYGPQVLRRCRFLLRDEEKAVDAMHDVFVQLLRYRGALKDSAPSSLLHRIATTVCLNKLRGAKRRPEDREDELVLQIASAEDPESRTAARGVLDRLFGRVPASSQDIAVLHLVDGMTLEETAREVGMSVSGVRKRLRALSAVLQELELEAA from the coding sequence GTGTCAATCGATGTGGAGGCCTACTACCGCCGCTACGGCCCCCAGGTGCTCCGGCGCTGCCGCTTCCTCCTGCGTGACGAGGAGAAGGCCGTGGACGCCATGCACGACGTCTTCGTGCAGCTCTTGCGCTACCGGGGGGCGCTGAAGGACAGCGCACCTTCCAGCCTGCTGCACCGCATCGCCACCACCGTGTGCCTCAACAAGCTGCGCGGGGCGAAGCGGCGGCCGGAGGACCGGGAGGACGAGCTGGTGCTGCAGATTGCCTCCGCGGAGGACCCCGAGTCGCGCACCGCGGCGCGAGGCGTGCTGGACCGGCTCTTCGGCCGGGTGCCCGCCTCCAGCCAGGACATCGCCGTGCTGCACCTGGTGGATGGAATGACGCTGGAGGAGACGGCCCGCGAGGTGGGCATGTCCGTGTCCGGTGTGCGCAAGCGCCTGCGCGCGCTGTCCGCCGTGCTGCAAGAGCTCGAGCTGGAGGCCGCATGA
- a CDS encoding ActD-like protein, translating into MNSPQRTPDWLLERIALGELSPEELAAARARLAREPDGPARLAALEADSRATLERLPPRQVVREIEARASSAAASASRKEARPPSRRLAPAWGLLVPALATVALFVLARPDDLADSGPDRLTTSGDSFETTRIKGLAPQLVVHRQAAAGSERLTDGAPAAAGDVVQLAYVAAGRTHGVILSVDGRGSVTLHAPDVGSHSVALAPSGTHMLPRAYELDDAPRFERFFFVTAEAPFDVEPVLAAARALAEGSDARSGELSLPEGLTQVSFTLEKQR; encoded by the coding sequence ATGAACTCCCCCCAACGCACGCCCGACTGGCTGCTGGAGCGAATCGCCCTGGGCGAGCTGTCCCCCGAGGAGCTGGCCGCCGCGCGCGCCCGGCTGGCCCGGGAGCCCGACGGACCGGCGCGCCTGGCCGCGCTGGAGGCCGACTCGCGCGCCACGCTGGAGCGGCTGCCACCCCGACAGGTGGTGCGTGAAATCGAGGCTCGCGCCTCCTCGGCGGCGGCCTCCGCGTCCCGGAAGGAGGCCCGCCCCCCTTCGCGGCGCCTGGCACCGGCGTGGGGCCTCCTGGTGCCGGCGCTCGCCACCGTGGCCCTCTTCGTCCTGGCACGCCCGGACGACCTGGCGGACTCAGGACCGGACCGGCTGACGACGTCCGGCGACTCCTTCGAGACGACGCGCATCAAGGGGCTGGCGCCCCAGCTCGTCGTCCACCGCCAGGCCGCCGCGGGCTCCGAGCGCCTCACCGACGGGGCTCCCGCCGCCGCGGGTGACGTGGTGCAGCTGGCGTACGTGGCCGCGGGCCGCACCCACGGCGTCATCCTCTCCGTGGACGGGCGTGGCTCCGTCACCCTGCATGCGCCGGACGTGGGAAGTCACTCGGTGGCACTCGCGCCGTCAGGCACCCACATGCTGCCCCGCGCGTACGAGCTGGATGACGCGCCGCGCTTCGAGCGCTTCTTCTTCGTCACCGCCGAGGCCCCCTTCGACGTGGAGCCGGTGCTGGCGGCGGCCCGGGCGCTGGCGGAGGGCTCGGACGCCCGCTCGGGTGAATTGTCTTTGCCCGAGGGCTTGACGCAGGTGTCCTTCACGCTGGAAAAGCAGAGGTGA
- a CDS encoding peptidase, which translates to MASRLMPVAGGPRLAQAAGGPDTAATSRALRKGKVHVELWASDIQVTNLAVKFGGGPFYLTLLSGFEPGRDARFSFGAGLGGHLTLGHRLWVDGDVTGGAVQPVQKPLEGDGGNVLGQARLMLGFQVLPRLAVFAGPTYNLWFVWGQPDFDSITRISVSESQPEPDRRIQHWPGLQVGLHI; encoded by the coding sequence GTGGCTTCCCGCCTGATGCCGGTAGCGGGTGGGCCCCGCCTCGCGCAGGCGGCGGGCGGGCCCGACACGGCGGCGACGTCGCGGGCGCTGCGCAAGGGCAAGGTGCACGTCGAGCTGTGGGCCAGCGACATCCAGGTCACCAACCTGGCCGTGAAGTTCGGCGGCGGGCCGTTCTACCTGACGCTGCTGTCGGGCTTCGAGCCGGGGCGGGACGCGCGCTTCAGCTTCGGCGCGGGGCTGGGCGGGCACCTGACGCTGGGCCACCGGCTGTGGGTGGACGGGGACGTGACGGGCGGCGCCGTCCAGCCGGTGCAGAAGCCGCTGGAGGGTGACGGCGGCAACGTGCTGGGGCAGGCGCGGCTGATGCTCGGCTTCCAGGTGCTGCCGCGCCTGGCCGTGTTCGCCGGGCCCACCTACAACCTGTGGTTCGTGTGGGGACAGCCGGACTTCGACTCCATCACCCGGATTTCGGTGAGCGAGAGCCAGCCGGAGCCGGACCGGCGCATCCAGCACTGGCCCGGACTCCAGGTGGGGCTGCACATCTGA
- a CDS encoding DUF6748 domain-containing protein, translating to MNVRPLLLAALALGFAAGCSKPSSTPGTPASEPGTPSTETAAAPSDSAPPGNEPGTAAAAPTPAAEARPGESAVYIVKNSGVRCMTTPCPYFNATRADKPGSEPMMIHELDLSAVTGGSDERTQSLTQQTEMGEGLKVEATLETKQNAGPAGAATVLKVGKLAD from the coding sequence ATGAACGTCCGCCCGCTGCTGCTCGCCGCCCTCGCCCTTGGCTTCGCCGCCGGCTGTAGCAAGCCCTCCTCCACCCCGGGCACCCCGGCGAGCGAGCCCGGCACCCCGTCCACGGAGACGGCCGCCGCGCCCTCCGACTCCGCGCCTCCGGGCAACGAGCCCGGCACCGCCGCCGCGGCCCCCACCCCCGCCGCCGAGGCGCGGCCGGGTGAGAGCGCCGTGTACATCGTCAAGAACAGCGGCGTGCGCTGCATGACCACCCCCTGCCCCTATTTCAACGCCACCCGCGCGGACAAGCCGGGCTCCGAGCCCATGATGATTCACGAGCTGGACCTGTCCGCCGTGACGGGCGGCTCCGACGAGCGCACCCAGTCCCTGACGCAGCAGACGGAAATGGGCGAGGGCCTCAAGGTGGAGGCCACCCTGGAGACGAAGCAGAACGCCGGCCCCGCGGGCGCCGCCACCGTCCTCAAGGTCGGCAAGCTCGCCGACTGA
- the dnaN gene encoding DNA polymerase III subunit beta, producing the protein MEFRIAADELKRALHRAQGIVERKTTMPILANVLVNANKGGITVTAFDLDIGIVSEHPAEVIKTGAVTLSAKYVFDIVQNLPDAQVTLKKLANNYVDISSGSAHFKIVGMAAEEYPKLPKEESAPMVQVGGNTLLEMIKKTQFAISSDETRYILNGVFFEPQADGKVRMVATDGHRLSLIEREVPGDFKLKSGVIIPRKGLMELKRLLDEAPDAECHLGFAENSALFKKPGLSMVMRLIDGQFPEYQRVIPKQGEKVVLVPKVRFLEGLKRIALLSADKSNAVRIGLEDNKLVITASNPDLGEAKDVLELAYRGTDITIGFNARYLMDVLAVTETDEVSFELGDEHSPGVLHAPGDRSFTAVVMPMRV; encoded by the coding sequence ATGGAATTCCGCATCGCCGCCGACGAGCTGAAGAGAGCCCTCCACCGCGCTCAGGGCATCGTGGAGCGCAAGACGACGATGCCCATCCTCGCGAACGTGCTCGTCAACGCGAACAAGGGCGGCATCACCGTCACGGCGTTCGACCTGGACATCGGCATCGTCTCCGAGCACCCCGCCGAGGTCATCAAGACGGGCGCCGTCACCCTCAGCGCCAAGTACGTCTTCGACATCGTCCAGAACCTCCCGGACGCCCAGGTCACCCTCAAGAAGCTGGCCAACAACTACGTCGACATCTCCAGTGGCTCGGCCCACTTCAAGATTGTCGGCATGGCCGCCGAGGAGTACCCCAAGCTGCCCAAGGAGGAGAGCGCCCCCATGGTGCAGGTGGGCGGCAACACCCTCCTGGAGATGATCAAGAAGACGCAGTTCGCCATCTCCAGCGACGAGACGCGCTACATCCTCAACGGCGTCTTCTTCGAGCCCCAGGCCGACGGCAAGGTCCGCATGGTCGCCACCGACGGCCACCGCCTGTCGCTCATCGAGCGCGAGGTGCCGGGCGACTTCAAGCTCAAGAGCGGCGTCATCATCCCCCGCAAGGGCCTGATGGAGCTCAAGCGCCTGCTCGACGAGGCCCCCGACGCTGAGTGCCACCTGGGCTTCGCGGAGAACTCGGCCCTGTTCAAGAAGCCGGGCCTGTCCATGGTGATGCGCCTCATCGACGGGCAGTTCCCCGAGTACCAGCGCGTCATCCCCAAGCAGGGTGAGAAGGTCGTCCTCGTGCCCAAGGTGCGCTTCCTGGAGGGCCTCAAGCGCATCGCCCTGCTGTCGGCGGACAAGAGCAACGCCGTGCGCATCGGCCTGGAGGACAACAAGCTCGTCATCACCGCGAGCAACCCGGACCTGGGCGAGGCGAAGGACGTGCTGGAGCTGGCCTACCGCGGCACGGACATCACCATCGGCTTCAACGCGCGCTACCTCATGGACGTGCTCGCCGTCACCGAGACGGACGAGGTCTCCTTCGAGCTGGGCGACGAGCACAGCCCGGGCGTCCTCCACGCCCCCGGCGACCGCAGCTTCACCGCCGTCGTCATGCCCATGCGCGTCTGA
- a CDS encoding arylsulfatase — MTVKNTGKKATDKKPNILIIWGDDIGWFNPSCYHQGAMGYRTPNIDRIAAQGARFTDWYGQQSCTAGRAAFITGQSPIRTGLTKVGLPGADIGLQPEDPTIADLLKPLGYTTGQFGKNHLGDRDDFLPTVHGFDEFFGNLYHLNAEEEPESEDYPKDPRFRKRFGPRGVLRCRANPDGTQKIEDTGPLTRKRMETVDEEFLSATFDFMERCNSEGKPFFCWFNSTRMHVFTHLKKESQGVTGLGLYPDGMVEHDGHVGRLLDKLDELGITDNTIVMYSTDNGAEVMSWPDGGSTPFRGEKDTNWEGGWRVPCVIRWPGVIEAGTISNEIISHTDMLPTLLAAAGEPDIVEKLKRGHTAGKKKFQVHIDGYNLLPFLKGEVEENPRRAFFYWSDDGDLMALRFNQWKVNFLEQTSHGVGVWRDPFKELRVPKLFNLRSDPFERADKDASMYYDKWIADRMFILVPAQALVGQFLKTFEQFPPRQKPASFSIGQALEKAREKQQRLGVAPADAEVSEATGEEQPAVH; from the coding sequence ATGACCGTGAAGAACACAGGGAAGAAGGCGACGGACAAGAAGCCGAACATCCTCATCATCTGGGGAGACGACATCGGCTGGTTCAACCCGAGCTGCTACCACCAGGGGGCCATGGGCTATCGCACCCCCAACATCGACCGCATCGCCGCCCAGGGAGCGCGATTCACCGACTGGTACGGGCAGCAGAGCTGCACGGCGGGGCGCGCCGCCTTCATCACCGGGCAGTCGCCCATCCGCACGGGACTCACCAAGGTGGGCCTGCCCGGCGCCGACATCGGCCTCCAGCCGGAGGACCCGACCATCGCCGACCTGCTGAAGCCCCTGGGCTACACCACCGGCCAGTTCGGAAAGAATCACCTCGGAGACCGCGACGACTTCCTGCCGACCGTCCACGGCTTCGACGAGTTCTTCGGCAACCTCTACCACCTGAACGCCGAGGAGGAGCCCGAGTCCGAGGACTACCCCAAGGACCCCCGGTTCCGGAAGCGCTTCGGGCCACGCGGGGTGCTGCGTTGCCGGGCCAACCCCGACGGCACGCAGAAAATCGAGGACACCGGCCCGCTCACGCGCAAGCGGATGGAGACGGTGGACGAGGAGTTCCTGTCCGCGACCTTCGACTTCATGGAGCGCTGCAACTCCGAGGGCAAGCCCTTCTTCTGCTGGTTCAACTCGACTCGCATGCACGTCTTCACGCACCTGAAGAAGGAGTCGCAGGGGGTGACGGGCCTCGGGCTTTACCCGGATGGCATGGTCGAACACGACGGGCACGTTGGCCGGCTGCTCGACAAGCTCGACGAGCTGGGCATCACCGACAACACCATCGTCATGTACTCCACTGACAATGGCGCCGAGGTGATGAGCTGGCCCGACGGCGGCAGCACGCCCTTCCGCGGCGAGAAGGACACCAACTGGGAGGGTGGCTGGCGCGTGCCGTGTGTCATCCGCTGGCCGGGCGTCATCGAGGCGGGGACAATCTCGAATGAAATCATCTCGCACACCGACATGCTGCCCACGCTGCTCGCGGCCGCCGGTGAGCCTGACATCGTCGAGAAGCTCAAGCGGGGCCACACGGCCGGGAAGAAGAAGTTCCAGGTCCACATCGACGGCTACAACCTGCTGCCGTTCCTCAAGGGTGAGGTGGAGGAGAACCCGCGCCGGGCCTTCTTCTACTGGAGCGACGACGGCGACCTGATGGCCCTGCGCTTCAACCAGTGGAAGGTCAACTTCCTCGAGCAGACCAGCCATGGCGTGGGGGTCTGGAGGGATCCATTCAAGGAGCTCCGTGTTCCGAAGCTCTTCAACCTCCGGAGCGACCCCTTCGAGCGGGCCGACAAGGACGCGTCGATGTACTACGACAAGTGGATCGCCGACCGGATGTTCATCCTCGTTCCGGCCCAGGCCCTCGTCGGTCAGTTCCTGAAGACCTTCGAGCAGTTCCCGCCACGGCAGAAACCGGCGAGCTTCAGCATCGGCCAGGCGCTGGAGAAGGCACGCGAGAAACAGCAGCGGCTGGGCGTGGCGCCCGCGGACGCGGAAGTCTCGGAGGCGACGGGCGAGGAGCAGCCCGCGGTCCACTGA
- a CDS encoding DUF1990 family protein — MIEWRWLSGWTEDELVPRLHEARALGRNYAAGAGEMTLEAGWSQVHSVGLLGHELPGPPRPEGLFERARKVLETFDFSDPRIVRWHFSADEPLRGRTVLLELISLGKKLRYLCAVRVGGTRQEQGEKCSVYGFNFETLDGHIEAGREWFLLKKDHHTGEVHFHIEASWRPGEFPNWWSRVGFTLVGRRYQRAWHRLTHVRLRELTRRRPDLVGQPAHSGELEHSGHELDLGPVQFFAQRAPGQRKTQMDEEVEAVHRGQWLTPLGLGVLAGMRSMSAPTLVSRRLSQAPGPRTDPLTEALAKPWVPKVLGLLALGELVMDKLPKTPARVKFVPLAGRVVTGALAAISSVAGQRRGVVALAGVLGGAAAVVSAWAFYELRNVATKRFHVPSVAAAFTEDALVAALASRLMPVVEARAE, encoded by the coding sequence ATGATTGAGTGGCGGTGGCTCTCCGGTTGGACGGAGGACGAGCTGGTGCCCCGGCTGCACGAGGCCCGCGCGCTGGGCCGCAACTACGCCGCGGGCGCGGGGGAGATGACGCTGGAGGCGGGCTGGAGCCAGGTGCACTCCGTGGGCCTGCTGGGCCACGAGCTGCCAGGGCCGCCCAGGCCCGAGGGCCTCTTCGAGCGCGCGCGCAAGGTGTTGGAGACGTTCGACTTCTCGGACCCGCGCATCGTCCGCTGGCACTTCTCCGCCGACGAGCCGCTGCGGGGACGCACCGTGCTGCTGGAGCTGATTTCGCTGGGCAAGAAGCTGCGCTACCTGTGCGCGGTGCGCGTGGGCGGCACGCGCCAGGAGCAGGGCGAGAAGTGCAGCGTCTACGGCTTCAACTTCGAGACGCTGGACGGCCACATCGAGGCGGGGCGTGAGTGGTTCCTGCTGAAGAAGGACCACCACACGGGCGAGGTGCACTTCCACATCGAGGCGAGCTGGCGCCCCGGCGAGTTCCCCAACTGGTGGAGCCGCGTGGGCTTCACCCTGGTGGGGCGGCGCTACCAGCGCGCGTGGCACCGGCTGACGCACGTGCGCCTGCGCGAGCTGACGCGGCGCCGTCCGGACCTGGTGGGCCAGCCGGCACACTCGGGAGAGCTGGAGCACTCCGGCCACGAGCTGGACCTGGGCCCGGTGCAGTTCTTCGCGCAGCGCGCGCCGGGGCAACGCAAGACGCAGATGGACGAGGAGGTGGAAGCCGTGCATCGAGGACAATGGTTGACTCCCCTGGGCCTGGGCGTGCTGGCCGGGATGCGGAGCATGAGTGCACCCACGCTGGTGAGCCGGCGGCTGTCGCAGGCGCCGGGCCCGAGGACGGACCCGCTGACGGAGGCGCTGGCGAAGCCGTGGGTGCCCAAGGTGCTCGGCCTGCTCGCGCTGGGCGAGCTGGTGATGGACAAGCTGCCGAAGACACCGGCCCGGGTGAAGTTCGTGCCCCTGGCGGGCCGGGTCGTCACGGGAGCGCTGGCCGCAATCTCTTCCGTGGCGGGCCAGAGGCGCGGCGTGGTGGCGCTGGCCGGAGTGCTGGGCGGCGCGGCGGCCGTGGTGTCGGCCTGGGCGTTCTATGAGCTGCGCAACGTGGCCACGAAGCGCTTCCATGTCCCCAGCGTGGCGGCGGCCTTCACCGAAGATGCGCTGGTGGCGGCCCTGGCCTCGCGGCTGATGCCCGTGGTGGAGGCGCGCGCGGAGTGA
- a CDS encoding DUF1990 family protein produces MASESTDTESNQTADLLLPEDGAGPLLQRDYWAVIKDCQHPPSTVMDWVCQRFAEFAPSELCVFKRADEACEGEPLKLGDELSVKIQGAGTFGVRVIHKDAQSLTLATLPGHPEAGRITFGAYRNEHGDVIFHIRSRARSGSQFHYMGFITAGEAMQTNTWTEFVLRAAVTAGEGVVGVIHADTTELEDEPEGSDPEQDPTFIAKGD; encoded by the coding sequence ATGGCGAGCGAGTCGACCGACACCGAGAGCAACCAGACAGCCGACCTCCTGCTCCCCGAGGATGGGGCGGGGCCGCTGCTCCAGCGCGACTACTGGGCGGTCATCAAGGACTGCCAGCACCCGCCGTCGACCGTCATGGATTGGGTGTGCCAGCGCTTCGCGGAGTTCGCGCCCTCGGAGCTGTGTGTCTTCAAGCGCGCGGACGAAGCCTGCGAGGGCGAGCCGCTGAAGCTCGGCGACGAGCTGTCGGTGAAGATTCAGGGCGCGGGCACCTTCGGCGTGCGCGTCATCCACAAGGACGCGCAGAGCCTCACGCTCGCCACCCTGCCGGGCCACCCGGAGGCGGGCCGAATCACCTTCGGGGCGTACCGCAACGAGCACGGCGACGTCATCTTCCACATCCGCAGCCGGGCACGCTCCGGCTCGCAGTTCCATTACATGGGGTTCATCACGGCGGGCGAGGCGATGCAGACCAACACCTGGACGGAGTTCGTGCTGCGCGCCGCCGTCACCGCCGGAGAAGGCGTGGTGGGCGTCATCCACGCCGACACCACGGAGCTGGAGGACGAGCCCGAGGGCTCGGACCCGGAGCAGGACCCCACGTTCATCGCGAAGGGAGACTAG